A single region of the Sorghum bicolor cultivar BTx623 chromosome 9, Sorghum_bicolor_NCBIv3, whole genome shotgun sequence genome encodes:
- the LOC8069497 gene encoding hepatoma-derived growth factor-related protein 2 isoform X1, whose translation MSDPAAGGTMVHAAGGGGAWANGGPRFGDMVWAKVKSHPWWPGHIYSVNLTDDEEVHRGYRDGLVLVAFFGDSSYGWFEPSELVPFEDHFTEKAAQGGSSRSSFAAAVAEAVDEVARRSALALLCPCNNPDAFRPHPIDGNFFLVDVPAFDTDADYHRDQIRAARQRFVPRKALDYLLDAAVTQHDAAEKAARTVPGMEMAGLFSAYRRAVFSPVDNTYAQAFGVDPELARAAEQRAAAERAQRARPLKGGLRKTAAEHATPAAGRRGRGGAGGAAARLMEKIVPGASAMKAKSSKKDQYLLKRRDAPEAASSAHHHRQPQLPDAPPPAPPAPALDDGPPGFPASDDPPTPPLPGSSIADEDFMMLQRRAPLVEVPPPAAHQSHPPEGPAAPKKATKPKKPRKREREEGADADADASPDAVDADGEPKKRKKKKKLPNLDGAGARKAAAVVQDPNGLDLTQSYENDPPEESTKMGLDKPTATAAAAADGQSPKKKKKPAAPRPPGVGNDPTKAGVKRGPSDRQGELAVKKKAKLDKIKTLSSEKKAAGLGLEQKDTTAVAAAAAQQQQQAARAAAGGGKDNKGEMGGAAAKKKEPAPAPRVRTPSPTALMMKFPLKSTLPSVASLKARFARFGPLDVDGIRVYWKSHMCRVIYRFKADAEAALRYAKANAMFGQVDTQYHLREVESGAAVAAPEAPPQQQQQQRSELRLMETASFRPGSSGNGAPLPMSRAGAVPARPAVGQQPKSILKKSTDEGNSGTTREVSRVKFMLDGADGGKLEPTAPPASGVGGNGADKAAKSVGFGSSQPLQPPQRALQPPMRPTLQQQPPRAAAVVTQQLPPPPHLQQQQHLPYHQPRVADGPPLVPPQGQMLAYPPPRGHGEGPSTLPGPPPPLPYQPRPTGFPGGQQRQRQQVGYYPPRSGDSTALLAGQQQQFPPRPSNGNGGEEVPAWKRSEKEFKEEVWRLMTGIAKMVEPLTDKNGFFPYHLFRAQ comes from the exons ATGTCCGACCCCGCCGCCGGAGGCACCATGGTCCACGCtgccggaggcggcggcgcttgGGCGAACGGCGGCCCCCGCTTTGGCGACATGGTCTGGGCCAAGGTGAAGTCCCACCCGTGGTGGCCGGGCCACATCTACAGCGTCAACCTCACCGACGACGAGGAGGTACACCGCGGCTACCGCGACGGGCTCGTCCTCGTCGCCTTCTTCGGCGACTCGAGCTACGGGTGGTTCGAGCCCAGCGAGCTCGTCCCCTTCGAGGACCACTTCACCGAGAAGGCGGCCCAGGGCGGCAGCTCCCGCAGCAgcttcgccgccgccgtggccgaGGCCGTCGACGAGGTAGCCCGCCGCAGCGCGCTGGCGCTGCTCTGCCCGTGCAACAACCCCGACGCCTTCCGCCCCCACCCCATCGACGGCAACTTCTTCCTGGTCGATGTCCCGGCATTCGACACCGACGCTGACTACCACCGCGACCAGATCCGGGCCGCGCGGCAGCGATTCGTGCCGCGGAAGGCGCTCGACTACCTGCTGGACGCCGCCGTGACTCAGCACGACGCTGCGGAAAAAGCCGCGCGGACCGTGCCTGGGATGGAGATGGCCGGGCTGTTCTCGGCGTACCGCCGCGCAGTGTTTTCGCCGGTAGACAACACCTACGCTCAAGCGTTCGGGGTGGATCCCGAGCTGGCCCGTGCTGCCGAGCAGAGAGCCGCAGCAGAGCGAGCTCAACGAG CGCGACCTCTCAAAGGGGGGCTCAGGAAGACGGCGGCGGAGCATGCCACGCCGGCGGCCGGCCGTCGGGGGaggggcggcgccggcggggcCGCGGCGAGGCTCATGGAGAAGATCGTGCCGGGCGCGTCCGCCATGAAGGCCAAGTCCAGCAAGAAGGACCAGTACCTCCTCAAGCGCCGGGACGCGCCCGAGGCCGCCTCCTCcgcccaccaccaccgccagcCGCAGCTCCCggacgcgccgccgccggccccgcccgcgcccgcgctcgACGACGGCCCGCCTGGCTTCCCGGCAAGCGACGACCCGCCCACGCCGCCGCTGCCTGGGAGCTCCATCGCGGACGAGGACTTCATGATGCTGCAGAGGCGCGCCCCGCTCGTCGAGGTCCCTCCTCCCGCCGCCCACCAGTCCCACCCGCCCGAGGGGCCCGCCGCGCCCAAGAAGGCGACCAAGCCCAAGAAGCCCCGCAAGCGCGAGCGGGAGGAAGGcgccgatgccgatgccgatgccaGTCCCGACGCCGTGGACGCCGACGGCGAGCCCAAGAAgaggaagaaaaagaagaagcttCCCAACCTGGACGGCGCCGGTGCCCGCAAGGCCGCCGCCGTGGTTCAGGACCCCAACGGGCTTGACCTGACGCAG AGCTACGAGAACGACCCACCGGAGGAGTCCACGAAGATGGGCCTGGACAAGCCcactgccaccgccgccgccgccgctgacgGCCAGTcgcccaagaagaagaagaagcctgCTGCACCGAGGCCGCCTGGCGTAGGCAATGACCCCACCAAAGCCGGCGTGAAGCGCGGGCCATCGGACCGGCAGGGGGAGCTGGCCGTGAAGAAGAAAGCCAAGCTCGATAAGATCAAGACACTGTCCAGCGAGAAGAAGGCCGCCGGTCTCGGTCTGGAGCAGAAAGACACCACCGCtgtggcagcggcggcggcacagcagcagcagcaagcagcacGGGCGGCTGCAGGCGGCGGCAAGGACAACAAGGGCGAGATGGGTGGTgcggcggccaagaagaaggagccggcgccggcgcccagGGTCCGGACCCCGTCGCCGACGGCGCTGATGATGAAGTTCCCGCTCAAGAGCACGCTGCCGTCGGTGGCCTCCCTCAAGGCCCGGTTCGCTCGGTTCGGCCCGCTGGACGTCGACGGCATCCGCGTGTACTGGAAGTCCCACATGTGCCGCGTCATCTACAGGTTCAAGGCCGACGCGGAGGCCGCGCTCCGGTACGCCAAGGCCAACGCCATGTTCGGGCAGGTGGACACGCAGTACCACCTCCGCGAGGTCGAGTcaggggcggcggtggcggcgccggAAGCGCCcccgcagcaacagcagcagcagcggtccGAACTGCGGCTCATGGAGACGGCTTCGTTCAGGCCGGGaagctccggcaatggcgctccGCTGCCCATGTCCAGGGCCGGGGCCGTGCCGGCGCGTCCGGCCGTGGGGCAGCAGCCCAAGTCGATCCTGAAGAAGAGCACCGATGAAGGAAACTCTGGGACCACCAGGGAGGTCTCTCGCGTGAAGTTCATGCTGGACGGTGCGGACGGCGGCAAGCTCGAGCCaaccgcgccgccggcgagcggcgtcggcggcaatggcgcagACAAGGCCGCCAAATCCGTGGGGTTCGGTTCTTCCCAGCCTCTGCAGCCACCCCAGCGCGCGCTGCAGCCGCCCATGCGCCCGACGCTGCAGCAGCAGCCtccacgcgccgccgccgtcgtcacgCAGCAGCTCCCGCCACCGCCGcatctgcagcagcagcagcatctccCGTACCACCAGCCTCGCGTCGCCGACGGGCCTCCGCTGGTCCCTCCCCAAGGTCAGATGCTGGCATACCCACCACCTCGCGGCCACGGCGAGGGCCCCTCCACGCTCCCTGGGCCACCGCCGCCACTGCCGTACCAGCCTCGCCCCACCGGCTTCCCTGGTGGacagcagcggcagcggcagcaggtGGGGTACTACCCGCCTCGCTCCGGCGACAGCACGGCGCTCCTCGCCGGACAGCAGCAGCAGTTCCCGCCTCGTCCCAGCAACGGCAACGGCGGCGAGGAGGTTCCGGCGTGGAAGAGGAGCGAGAAGGAGTTCAAGGAGGAGGTGTGGAGGCTGATGACGGGGATCGCCAAGATGGTGGAGCCGCTGACCGACAAGAACGGCTTCTTCCCCTACCACCTGTTCCGAGCACAGTGA
- the LOC8069497 gene encoding bromodomain-containing protein 4 isoform X2 yields MSDPAAGGTMVHAAGGGGAWANGGPRFGDMVWAKVKSHPWWPGHIYSVNLTDDEEVHRGYRDGLVLVAFFGDSSYGWFEPSELVPFEDHFTEKAAQGGSSRSSFAAAVAEAVDEVARRSALALLCPCNNPDAFRPHPIDGNFFLVDVPAFDTDADYHRDQIRAARQRFVPRKALDYLLDAAVTQHDAAEKAARTVPGMEMAGLFSAYRRAVFSPVDNTYAQAFGVDPELARAAEQRAAAERAQRARPLKGGLRKTAAEHATPAAGRRGRGGAGGAAARLMEKIVPGASAMKAKSSKKDQYLLKRRDAPEAASSAHHHRQPQLPDAPPPAPPAPALDDGPPGFPASDDPPTPPLPGSSIADEDFMMLQRRAPLVEVPPPAAHQSHPPEGPAAPKKATKPKKPRKREREEGADADADASPDAVDADGEPKKRKKKKKLPNLDGAGARKAAAVVQDPNGLDLTQVLSDIRNLPLAPFHGADRRISDTARSFVLAFRSKYYKKSYENDPPEESTKMGLDKPTATAAAAADGQSPKKKKKPAAPRPPGVGNDPTKAGVKRGPSDRQGELAVKKKAKLDKIKTLSSEKKAAGLGLEQKDTTAVAAAAAQQQQQAARAAAGGGKDNKGEMGGAAAKKKEPAPAPRVRTPSPTALMMKFPLKSTLPSVASLKARFARFGPLDVDGIRVYWKSHMCRVIYRFKADAEAALRYAKANAMFGQVDTQYHLREVESGAAVAAPEAPPQQQQQQRSELRLMETASFRPGSSGNGAPLPMSRAGAVPARPAVGQQPKSILKKSTDEGNSGTTREVSRVKFMLDGADGGKLEPTAPPASGVGGNGADKAAKSVGFGSSQPLQPPQRALQPPMRPTLQQQPPRAAAVVTQQLPPPPHLQQQQHLPYHQPRVADGPPLVPPQGQMLAYPPPRGHGEGPSTLPGPPPPLPYQPRPTGFPGGQQRQRQQVGYYPPRSGDSTALLAGQQQQFPPRPSNGNGGEEVPAWKRSEKEFKEEVWRLMTGIAKMVEPLTDKNGFFPYHLFRAQ; encoded by the exons ATGTCCGACCCCGCCGCCGGAGGCACCATGGTCCACGCtgccggaggcggcggcgcttgGGCGAACGGCGGCCCCCGCTTTGGCGACATGGTCTGGGCCAAGGTGAAGTCCCACCCGTGGTGGCCGGGCCACATCTACAGCGTCAACCTCACCGACGACGAGGAGGTACACCGCGGCTACCGCGACGGGCTCGTCCTCGTCGCCTTCTTCGGCGACTCGAGCTACGGGTGGTTCGAGCCCAGCGAGCTCGTCCCCTTCGAGGACCACTTCACCGAGAAGGCGGCCCAGGGCGGCAGCTCCCGCAGCAgcttcgccgccgccgtggccgaGGCCGTCGACGAGGTAGCCCGCCGCAGCGCGCTGGCGCTGCTCTGCCCGTGCAACAACCCCGACGCCTTCCGCCCCCACCCCATCGACGGCAACTTCTTCCTGGTCGATGTCCCGGCATTCGACACCGACGCTGACTACCACCGCGACCAGATCCGGGCCGCGCGGCAGCGATTCGTGCCGCGGAAGGCGCTCGACTACCTGCTGGACGCCGCCGTGACTCAGCACGACGCTGCGGAAAAAGCCGCGCGGACCGTGCCTGGGATGGAGATGGCCGGGCTGTTCTCGGCGTACCGCCGCGCAGTGTTTTCGCCGGTAGACAACACCTACGCTCAAGCGTTCGGGGTGGATCCCGAGCTGGCCCGTGCTGCCGAGCAGAGAGCCGCAGCAGAGCGAGCTCAACGAG CGCGACCTCTCAAAGGGGGGCTCAGGAAGACGGCGGCGGAGCATGCCACGCCGGCGGCCGGCCGTCGGGGGaggggcggcgccggcggggcCGCGGCGAGGCTCATGGAGAAGATCGTGCCGGGCGCGTCCGCCATGAAGGCCAAGTCCAGCAAGAAGGACCAGTACCTCCTCAAGCGCCGGGACGCGCCCGAGGCCGCCTCCTCcgcccaccaccaccgccagcCGCAGCTCCCggacgcgccgccgccggccccgcccgcgcccgcgctcgACGACGGCCCGCCTGGCTTCCCGGCAAGCGACGACCCGCCCACGCCGCCGCTGCCTGGGAGCTCCATCGCGGACGAGGACTTCATGATGCTGCAGAGGCGCGCCCCGCTCGTCGAGGTCCCTCCTCCCGCCGCCCACCAGTCCCACCCGCCCGAGGGGCCCGCCGCGCCCAAGAAGGCGACCAAGCCCAAGAAGCCCCGCAAGCGCGAGCGGGAGGAAGGcgccgatgccgatgccgatgccaGTCCCGACGCCGTGGACGCCGACGGCGAGCCCAAGAAgaggaagaaaaagaagaagcttCCCAACCTGGACGGCGCCGGTGCCCGCAAGGCCGCCGCCGTGGTTCAGGACCCCAACGGGCTTGACCTGACGCAGGTACTATCGGACATCCGGAACCTCCCGCTGGCTCCCTTCCATGGCGCCGACCGCCGCATCTCTGACACCGCTCGCTCCTTCGTCCTCGCGTTCCGCTCAAAATACTACAAGAAGAGCTACGAGAACGACCCACCGGAGGAGTCCACGAAGATGGGCCTGGACAAGCCcactgccaccgccgccgccgccgctgacgGCCAGTcgcccaagaagaagaagaagcctgCTGCACCGAGGCCGCCTGGCGTAGGCAATGACCCCACCAAAGCCGGCGTGAAGCGCGGGCCATCGGACCGGCAGGGGGAGCTGGCCGTGAAGAAGAAAGCCAAGCTCGATAAGATCAAGACACTGTCCAGCGAGAAGAAGGCCGCCGGTCTCGGTCTGGAGCAGAAAGACACCACCGCtgtggcagcggcggcggcacagcagcagcagcaagcagcacGGGCGGCTGCAGGCGGCGGCAAGGACAACAAGGGCGAGATGGGTGGTgcggcggccaagaagaaggagccggcgccggcgcccagGGTCCGGACCCCGTCGCCGACGGCGCTGATGATGAAGTTCCCGCTCAAGAGCACGCTGCCGTCGGTGGCCTCCCTCAAGGCCCGGTTCGCTCGGTTCGGCCCGCTGGACGTCGACGGCATCCGCGTGTACTGGAAGTCCCACATGTGCCGCGTCATCTACAGGTTCAAGGCCGACGCGGAGGCCGCGCTCCGGTACGCCAAGGCCAACGCCATGTTCGGGCAGGTGGACACGCAGTACCACCTCCGCGAGGTCGAGTcaggggcggcggtggcggcgccggAAGCGCCcccgcagcaacagcagcagcagcggtccGAACTGCGGCTCATGGAGACGGCTTCGTTCAGGCCGGGaagctccggcaatggcgctccGCTGCCCATGTCCAGGGCCGGGGCCGTGCCGGCGCGTCCGGCCGTGGGGCAGCAGCCCAAGTCGATCCTGAAGAAGAGCACCGATGAAGGAAACTCTGGGACCACCAGGGAGGTCTCTCGCGTGAAGTTCATGCTGGACGGTGCGGACGGCGGCAAGCTCGAGCCaaccgcgccgccggcgagcggcgtcggcggcaatggcgcagACAAGGCCGCCAAATCCGTGGGGTTCGGTTCTTCCCAGCCTCTGCAGCCACCCCAGCGCGCGCTGCAGCCGCCCATGCGCCCGACGCTGCAGCAGCAGCCtccacgcgccgccgccgtcgtcacgCAGCAGCTCCCGCCACCGCCGcatctgcagcagcagcagcatctccCGTACCACCAGCCTCGCGTCGCCGACGGGCCTCCGCTGGTCCCTCCCCAAGGTCAGATGCTGGCATACCCACCACCTCGCGGCCACGGCGAGGGCCCCTCCACGCTCCCTGGGCCACCGCCGCCACTGCCGTACCAGCCTCGCCCCACCGGCTTCCCTGGTGGacagcagcggcagcggcagcaggtGGGGTACTACCCGCCTCGCTCCGGCGACAGCACGGCGCTCCTCGCCGGACAGCAGCAGCAGTTCCCGCCTCGTCCCAGCAACGGCAACGGCGGCGAGGAGGTTCCGGCGTGGAAGAGGAGCGAGAAGGAGTTCAAGGAGGAGGTGTGGAGGCTGATGACGGGGATCGCCAAGATGGTGGAGCCGCTGACCGACAAGAACGGCTTCTTCCCCTACCACCTGTTCCGAGCACAGTGA
- the LOC8075978 gene encoding 1-aminocyclopropane-1-carboxylate oxidase, which yields MVVPVIDFSKLELDGAERAETLEQIANGCEAWGFFQLVNHGIPLELLERVKKVCSDCYRLREAGFKASEPVRTLEALVAAEQRGEEVAPVDDLDWEDIFYIHDGCQWPSDPPAFKETMREYRAELRKLAERVMEAMDENLGLDRGTIKAAFSGDGRREPFFGTKVSHYPPCPRPDLITGLRAHTDAGGVILLFQDDRVGGLEVLKDGQWTDVQPLAGAIVVNTGDQIEVLSNGRYRSAWHRVLPMRDGNRRSIASFYNPANEATISPAAVATSGGAAYPKYMFGDYMDVYVKQKFQAKEPRFEAVKAAAPKSSPAA from the coding sequence ATGGTGGTTCCCGTGATCGACTTCTCCAAGCTGGAGCTGGACGGCGCCGAGAGGGCGGAGACACTGGAGCAGATCGCCAATGGCTGCGAGGCGTGGGGCTTCTTCCAGCTCGTGAACCACGGCATCCCGCTGGAGCTCCTCGAGCGCGTCAAGAAAGTGTGCTCCGACTGCTACCGCCTCCGTGAGGCCGGCTTCAAGGCGTCGGAGCCGGTGCGCACGCTGGAGGCGCTCGTCGCCGCAGAGCAACGCGGCGAGGAGGTGGCGCCCGTGGACGACCTGGACTGGGAGGACATCTTCTACATCCACGACGGCTGCCAGTGGCCGTCCGACCCGCCGGCGTTCAAGGAGACCATGCGCGAGTACCGCGCCGAGCTGAGGAAGCTCGCCGAGCGCGTCATGGAGGCCATGGACGAGAACCTCGGCCTGGACCGGGGCACCATCAAGGCCGCCTTCTCCGGCGACGGCCGGCGCGAGCCTTTCTTCGGCACCAAGGTCAGCCACTACCCGCCGTGCCCGCGCCCGGACCTCATCACGGGCCTGCGCGCGCACACCGACGCCGGCGGCGTCATCCTGCTGTTCCAGGACGACAGGGTCGGCGGCCTCGAGGTGCTCAAGGACGGCCAGTGGACCGACGTGCAGCCGCTCGCGGGTGCCATCGTCGTCAACACTGGCGACCAGATCGAGGTGCTCAGCAACGGCCGGTACCGCAGCGCCTGGCACCGCGTGCTGCCCATGCGCGACGGCAACCGCCGCTCCATTGCTTCCTTCTACAACCCGGCCAACGAGGCCACCATTTCGCCGGCGGCGGTGGCCACCAGCGGCGGCGCGGCGTACCCCAAGTACATGTTCGGCGACTACATGGACGTGTACGTCAAGCAGAAGTTCCAGGCCAAGGAGCCAAGGTTCGAAGCCGTCAAGGCGGCGGCGCCAAAGTCATCTCCGGCGGCTTAA